Proteins from a single region of Bombus pascuorum chromosome 5, iyBomPasc1.1, whole genome shotgun sequence:
- the LOC132907097 gene encoding uncharacterized protein LOC132907097, protein MNEADTVEKLREMAKIASIYHRNRTKLVRNRNLSHVVHAGLHVFQFIIGLALILFHHIHHYVNRQRQKEDESVSYLPEETNIIFLIYPLCMLASLTFAVIWIFTDIFSRNPKIVSNVKLLCIICSVIIGCFVAASLMFIIGVVEMKHADWYLDLTKINDDELLVHPIFIHNFIMCLISIFCMSIYLIQGWILLDYYQWVRSNFHRI, encoded by the exons ATGAACGAAGCTGACACTGTGGAGAAACTTCGTGAAATGGCAAAAATCGCTAGTATTTATCATAGGAACAGAACGAAATTGGTACGAAATAGAAATCTTTCTCACGTGGTTCATGCTGGCTTGcatgtttttcaattt ATTATCGGTCTTGCGTTGATACTGTTCCATCACATCCATCATTATGTAAACAGGCAACGTCAAAAAGAAGACGAGTCCGTATCCTATTTGCCTGAAGagacaaatataatttttttgatCTATCCATTGTGCATGCTTGCGAGCCTAACATTCGCAGTTATATGGATTTTCACAGATATTTTCAGCAGAAATCCAAAAATCGTTAGTAATGTTAAATTGTTATGTATTATCTGTAGC GTTATCATTGGATGCTTTGTAGCAGCTTCTTTAATGTTTATAATCGGAGTAGTCGAAATGAAGCACGCAGATTGGTATCTCGATCTAACTAAAATCAACGACGACGAACTGTTGGTACACCCAATTTTTATTCACAACTTCATCATGTGCTTGATATCGATTTTCTGTATGAGCATCTACCTTATACAAGGTTGGATTTTGTTAGATTATTATCAATGGGTACGTTCgaatttccatcgaatttag